The following are from one region of the Streptomyces tuirus genome:
- a CDS encoding ABC transporter ATP-binding protein, whose translation MSSTTDPLAELQRRATQHRDRPAYGHDALIACDRLVRIFARRGGADAVEVQALQGLDLLVREGELMALVGASGSGKSTLMNILAGLDVPTAGAARVAGRDLLTMDARARLRYRREVVGFVWQQTARNLLPYLTAAQNVALPMQLAGVSRRKRAGRADELLSLLGVADCRDRRPRAMSGGQQQRVAIAVALANAPAVLLADEPTGELDSATGQQVFAAFRRANEELGTTIVIVTHDQAVAGEVRRTVAIRDGRTSTEVLRRTEVDETGRESLVAREYAMLDRAGRLQLPADYTAALGMADRVLLELEEDHIQVWPDGHGNRTG comes from the coding sequence ATGAGCTCGACGACGGATCCGCTCGCGGAGCTTCAGCGGCGCGCGACGCAGCACCGCGACCGGCCCGCGTACGGGCACGACGCCCTGATCGCCTGCGACCGGCTGGTGCGGATCTTCGCCCGGCGCGGCGGCGCGGACGCCGTGGAGGTGCAGGCGCTGCAGGGGCTCGATCTGCTGGTGCGGGAGGGCGAGTTGATGGCCCTGGTGGGGGCGTCGGGCAGCGGCAAGTCGACGCTGATGAACATCCTGGCGGGCCTGGACGTGCCGACCGCGGGCGCCGCGAGGGTCGCCGGCCGTGATCTGCTGACGATGGACGCCAGGGCCCGGCTGCGGTACCGGCGTGAGGTGGTGGGCTTCGTCTGGCAGCAGACGGCGCGCAATCTGCTGCCGTACCTGACGGCCGCTCAGAACGTCGCCCTGCCCATGCAGCTGGCCGGTGTCTCCCGGCGCAAGCGGGCCGGGCGGGCGGACGAGCTGCTGTCGCTGCTCGGTGTCGCCGACTGCCGGGACCGGCGTCCGCGGGCGATGTCCGGTGGCCAGCAGCAGCGCGTGGCGATCGCCGTCGCCCTCGCCAACGCCCCCGCCGTGCTCCTCGCCGACGAGCCGACGGGCGAGCTGGACTCGGCGACCGGGCAGCAGGTCTTCGCGGCGTTCCGCCGGGCCAACGAGGAGCTGGGCACGACGATCGTCATCGTGACGCACGACCAGGCGGTCGCGGGCGAGGTCCGCCGCACGGTCGCGATCCGCGACGGCCGCACCTCGACGGAGGTCCTGCGCCGCACGGAGGTCGACGAGACGGGCCGGGAGTCCCTGGTGGCCCGTGAGTACGCGATGCTCGACCGCGCGGGCCGCCTCCAGCTCCCGGCCGACTACACCGCGGCCCTGGGCATGGCGGACCGGGTGCTGCTGGAGCTGGAGGAGGACCACATCCAGGTGTGGCCGGACGGGCACGGGAACCGGACCGGCTGA
- a CDS encoding FtsX-like permease family protein: MTGLLLLRLRAHRLLLTAALLAVLLTTSVLAALTAYSGSVGDAALRGALSGRASASASLVVEADVPRERRDAAQQAVVRGARDAFGGLPVTVRRLERSGPYALPRSLRSAEARAGDPDLTHLAALDRSRIELLSGTLPGPAPASRTAAVPVALPEAAADRLELRPGARITLTDRLGGDPLRVRVTGVYRAADSSDPYWQADPLGGRGVRTVAFTTYGPLLTHGSVPGSGRVSEDVTGWVATAGFSTLTTDGIGALRSAAVRAAGALREDPALGGDADVRTGLPEVLERTERGLLVSRSTLMIVSVQLVLLAGYALLLVARLLGGERAGETELLRARGGSRGRIAGLAALEALLLAAPAAVCAALLSGPVARLLARWSSLDRIGLRLDTAPVGLVWLVAGGVAAACAVAVVAPALAATTGTPVRLRRVRSATSAAPVRAGADVGLLLIAGVAYWQLDRQTEATGGGVLSRDRAGELGIDPLLVAAPALALLAGTVLTLRLLPLAARLAERRSASGRGLPAALAGWQFSRRPLRGAGPVLLLVIAVATGMLAIGHGASWDRSQDDQADFRTGASVRVLDHRPGSPGQTGLYAALPGAVDAAPAHRATVSLSGDRRATVLALDTAHARDGMLLRDDLSDEPPARLLRALAPPAPDRDRAVRLPDDTRRIALDVRITDQRARTERSPSGRAPLLTAVVEDRYGIAYRLGGGTVPVDGRVHRIALDLDKTAAGHRAAPAGPLRLTGLQLDDTSPADRPEHHRFTVERLLATGGDGSARTVPVPAGTRWRGSRVVTQNGEVVSRAATRPAASGSTPLAVSYGTGADRGDGYGAQPVYTVRIDTTGAEVPRSLSAVASRDFLRAAGARPGDSIDVPLSGEQLRVRIVRSVQELPTTATDVAGESLSGGALLLDLRAVDAVLAQRAGTALTPTEWWVSTAPGKEAEVAAALRARPDVEPGQVLVRDETAAELLRDPLGAGPRSALAAVAVAAVALAAGGFAVSAAGARRERSAEFAVLRALGAPRRDLARLVATEQSLLIGAGLLAGLGLGTVLTRAVVPLIVLTSGAARPLPPVLVELPVPQVALLVAGVAAPLLLITVVAALRRTEPAVALRHQGEG, encoded by the coding sequence TGCCCCGGTCCCTGCGGAGTGCCGAGGCCCGCGCCGGGGATCCCGACCTCACGCACCTCGCCGCCCTCGACCGGTCCCGGATCGAGCTGCTCTCGGGCACCCTGCCGGGCCCTGCCCCCGCGTCCCGTACGGCCGCCGTGCCGGTGGCTCTGCCCGAGGCGGCCGCCGACCGGCTGGAGCTGCGGCCCGGGGCGCGGATCACGCTGACCGACCGGCTGGGCGGCGATCCGCTGCGGGTCCGGGTGACCGGTGTGTACCGGGCGGCCGACAGCTCCGATCCCTACTGGCAGGCCGACCCGCTCGGCGGGCGGGGTGTCCGCACCGTCGCCTTCACCACGTACGGGCCGCTGCTGACCCACGGGTCGGTGCCCGGCTCGGGCCGGGTCTCCGAGGACGTCACCGGCTGGGTGGCGACGGCCGGCTTCAGCACCCTGACGACCGACGGCATCGGCGCGCTGCGTTCGGCGGCGGTCCGCGCGGCCGGGGCGTTGCGCGAGGACCCGGCGCTCGGGGGCGACGCGGACGTGCGCACGGGGCTGCCCGAGGTGCTCGAGCGGACCGAGCGGGGCCTGCTGGTGTCCCGGTCCACGCTGATGATCGTCTCGGTGCAGTTGGTGCTGCTCGCCGGGTACGCGCTGCTGCTGGTGGCCCGGCTGCTGGGCGGCGAACGGGCGGGTGAGACCGAGCTGCTGCGGGCCCGGGGCGGATCGCGCGGGCGGATCGCCGGGCTCGCCGCGCTGGAGGCGCTGCTGCTGGCGGCACCGGCCGCCGTCTGTGCCGCGCTGCTGTCCGGCCCGGTGGCCCGGCTGCTCGCCCGCTGGTCCTCGCTCGACCGGATCGGGCTGCGGCTCGACACCGCCCCGGTGGGCCTGGTGTGGCTGGTCGCGGGCGGGGTGGCGGCGGCCTGCGCGGTGGCGGTGGTGGCGCCCGCGCTCGCGGCGACGACCGGAACTCCCGTACGGCTGCGGCGGGTCCGGTCCGCGACGTCGGCCGCGCCCGTGCGGGCCGGGGCCGACGTGGGGCTGCTGCTGATCGCGGGTGTGGCGTACTGGCAGCTCGACCGGCAGACCGAGGCGACCGGCGGCGGGGTGCTCAGCCGGGACCGGGCCGGGGAGCTGGGCATCGATCCGCTGCTGGTCGCGGCGCCCGCGCTGGCGCTGCTGGCGGGCACGGTCCTGACGCTGCGTCTGCTGCCGCTCGCGGCCCGGCTCGCGGAGCGGCGCTCCGCCAGCGGGCGTGGACTGCCGGCGGCGCTGGCGGGCTGGCAGTTCAGCCGTCGCCCGCTGCGCGGGGCGGGTCCGGTGCTGCTGCTGGTCATCGCGGTGGCGACGGGCATGCTGGCGATCGGGCACGGCGCGTCCTGGGACCGGTCGCAGGACGACCAGGCCGACTTCAGGACGGGTGCCTCCGTACGGGTGCTCGACCACCGGCCGGGCAGCCCCGGGCAGACCGGTCTCTACGCGGCGCTGCCCGGCGCCGTGGACGCCGCTCCCGCGCACCGCGCCACGGTGAGCCTGTCCGGGGACCGCCGGGCGACGGTCCTCGCCCTGGACACGGCACACGCCCGGGACGGAATGCTCCTGCGCGACGACCTCTCCGACGAGCCCCCGGCACGGCTGCTGCGGGCCCTGGCGCCGCCCGCGCCGGACCGGGACCGGGCCGTGCGGCTTCCCGACGACACCCGGCGGATCGCCCTCGACGTGCGGATCACCGACCAGCGGGCCCGGACCGAGCGCTCCCCCTCCGGTCGCGCACCGCTGCTCACGGCGGTCGTCGAGGACCGGTACGGCATCGCGTACCGGCTGGGTGGCGGCACCGTCCCGGTGGACGGCCGGGTCCACCGGATCGCGCTCGACCTGGACAAGACCGCCGCGGGCCACCGGGCGGCCCCGGCCGGACCGTTGCGGCTGACCGGGTTGCAGCTCGACGACACCTCTCCCGCCGACCGCCCCGAACACCACCGGTTCACCGTCGAACGGCTGCTCGCCACCGGCGGCGACGGCTCGGCGCGGACCGTCCCGGTGCCTGCCGGGACGCGCTGGCGGGGCAGCCGGGTCGTGACGCAGAACGGCGAGGTCGTCTCCCGTGCGGCCACCAGGCCCGCCGCGTCGGGGAGCACGCCGCTGGCCGTGTCGTACGGCACCGGCGCCGACCGCGGCGACGGCTACGGCGCCCAGCCGGTCTACACCGTCCGGATCGACACCACCGGGGCCGAGGTGCCGCGCAGCCTCTCTGCCGTCGCCAGCCGGGACTTCCTGCGAGCGGCGGGAGCCCGGCCCGGCGACAGCATCGACGTACCGCTGTCCGGGGAACAACTGCGGGTGCGGATCGTGCGGTCGGTCCAGGAGCTGCCGACGACCGCCACCGACGTGGCCGGGGAGTCCTTGTCCGGCGGGGCGCTGCTGCTCGATCTGCGGGCCGTCGACGCCGTGCTGGCGCAGCGGGCCGGCACGGCGCTCACCCCCACCGAGTGGTGGGTGAGCACCGCGCCCGGCAAGGAGGCCGAGGTCGCCGCGGCGCTCAGGGCGCGCCCCGACGTCGAGCCCGGGCAGGTGCTGGTGCGGGACGAGACCGCGGCCGAGCTGTTGCGCGACCCGCTCGGCGCCGGTCCGCGCTCGGCACTGGCGGCGGTGGCGGTGGCCGCCGTGGCCCTCGCCGCCGGGGGGTTCGCGGTGAGCGCCGCCGGTGCGCGGCGGGAGCGGTCCGCGGAGTTCGCGGTGCTGCGCGCCCTGGGTGCGCCCCGCCGGGATCTCGCCCGGCTGGTCGCCACGGAGCAGAGCCTGCTCATCGGTGCCGGACTGCTCGCCGGGCTCGGCCTCGGCACGGTCCTGACCCGGGCCGTGGTCCCGCTGATCGTGCTGACCTCCGGTGCCGCACGGCCTCTCCCGCCGGTCCTGGTCGAGCTGCCGGTGCCTCAGGTGGCGCTGCTCGTCGCGGGGGTGGCGGCCCCGCTGCTGCTGATCACCGTCGTGGCGGCGCTGCGCCGTACGGAGCCGGCGGTCGCGCTCCGCCACCAGGGGGAGGGCTGA
- a CDS encoding thioesterase domain-containing protein: MPPNAQGASWVRTRLRAAPWPAAVFGVLVLVTAFLAAVLPRAVEAYETDGLREAVASAAPESTVLELKTEQPGLNRAEEDRADEFRPEALAAVDGRARALLPEPLRVDPAESAYGVRTGKSLQALDAWLPRPDGLLPRFTLLAQSDAAGHATVREGRLPTADGSVSADTRTVEGAVTAETARALGLRAGSTLTLDGFMNGPLTVRVTGVLQPRHPERSYWSAEPVLRTPAMASDGGRPPQFYWEAGVLLAPGAAPALLGGQGEPERYWRFAPATGRLTGADTSALLDRIASLEDGPALVRMRAVAGPTAQMATGLEQVVGASTETRDAVAPVVAVAAFGITAVAFVVLAMSGGLAAARRDDELALLRARGGSLYGIAGRLLAENAVPALPAAACGLLLAVLVVDEARLLPAVLGAGAVALLACAALPVRAALAHRRPRAHQGRDDLAGARPGGRRTVAELTLLVLAAGSVLTLRRRGPAGDGDLLVSAAPVLVALVAALVLVRLYPLPLRWAAGPAGRLRGVVGFLSLARAGRSPATVATLPLLALLTALTTAAFGGSVLAGVADARDRAALLATGADALIATADGSPLPAGLARSVGEVTGVRQVTAVGVAFASEGASDEARSLTVAGVEPDSYGELAGRMGLGGFAADRLRMRGGVLGAVASPEVAERLGRAPRRIVTDAGPLTVRITAVRPRTPAVPEGEFLLVDAAGLKGSPGPSVLLAAGAGLDAKALRAAVRGTGSGLSVTLRSEERAALSDSPLQAGAERIYVWAVAAGAGYAVLALVLGLLRSAPERAALLARLRTLGMTTRQGRHLLGLEALPQTLLAAAGGVAAGWTTVVLLAPGIDLDRLALADTSGVTPPDAVLRTDLWSLGLPAAGTVLLAGAVAVAQAWWAGRRTPITHLRAGDMR, from the coding sequence ATGCCGCCGAACGCGCAGGGAGCCTCCTGGGTGCGGACCCGGTTGCGGGCCGCGCCCTGGCCGGCCGCCGTCTTCGGTGTGCTGGTGCTGGTCACGGCGTTCCTCGCGGCCGTCCTGCCCCGGGCCGTCGAGGCGTACGAGACGGACGGGCTGCGCGAGGCCGTCGCGAGCGCCGCTCCCGAGTCGACCGTGCTGGAGCTGAAGACGGAGCAGCCCGGTCTCAACCGTGCGGAGGAGGACCGGGCCGACGAGTTCCGGCCTGAGGCCCTCGCGGCGGTCGACGGCCGGGCGCGGGCGCTGCTGCCCGAGCCGCTGCGGGTGGACCCGGCCGAGTCGGCGTACGGGGTGCGGACCGGCAAGAGCCTTCAGGCGCTGGACGCGTGGCTGCCCCGGCCCGACGGGCTGCTGCCCCGGTTCACCCTGCTCGCGCAGTCGGACGCGGCCGGCCACGCCACCGTGCGCGAGGGCCGGCTCCCCACCGCCGACGGTTCGGTGAGCGCGGACACCCGGACGGTGGAAGGGGCGGTGACCGCCGAGACGGCCCGCGCGCTGGGGCTGCGGGCCGGCTCGACCCTCACGCTGGACGGCTTCATGAACGGACCGCTGACCGTCCGCGTCACCGGCGTGCTCCAGCCCCGGCATCCGGAGCGGAGCTACTGGTCCGCGGAACCGGTCCTGCGGACACCGGCCATGGCGAGCGACGGCGGCCGTCCGCCGCAGTTCTACTGGGAGGCGGGCGTCCTGCTGGCGCCGGGCGCCGCCCCGGCCCTGCTCGGCGGTCAGGGAGAGCCGGAGCGGTACTGGCGTTTCGCGCCCGCGACCGGGCGGCTCACCGGCGCGGACACCTCGGCACTGCTCGACCGGATCGCGTCCCTGGAGGACGGGCCCGCCCTGGTGCGGATGCGTGCCGTCGCCGGTCCGACGGCGCAGATGGCCACCGGCTTGGAGCAGGTCGTGGGCGCCAGCACCGAGACGCGTGACGCCGTCGCGCCGGTGGTCGCGGTGGCGGCCTTCGGGATCACCGCGGTCGCCTTCGTCGTCCTGGCCATGAGCGGGGGTCTGGCCGCCGCCCGCCGCGACGACGAACTCGCCCTGCTGCGGGCCCGGGGCGGTTCCCTGTACGGCATCGCCGGGCGGCTGCTGGCCGAGAACGCCGTGCCGGCACTGCCCGCCGCCGCCTGCGGTCTGCTGCTCGCCGTGCTCGTCGTGGACGAGGCCCGGCTGCTGCCCGCCGTCCTCGGGGCGGGCGCCGTGGCGCTGCTCGCCTGTGCCGCACTGCCGGTGCGGGCGGCGCTGGCGCACCGCAGGCCGCGGGCGCACCAGGGGCGCGACGACCTGGCCGGGGCCAGGCCCGGCGGACGCCGTACCGTCGCCGAACTGACGCTGCTGGTGCTGGCGGCCGGGTCGGTGCTGACGCTGCGCCGCCGGGGCCCGGCCGGGGACGGTGATCTGCTGGTGAGCGCCGCCCCGGTGCTCGTCGCCCTGGTCGCGGCGCTGGTCCTCGTCCGGCTGTATCCGCTGCCCCTGCGGTGGGCCGCCGGACCGGCCGGGCGACTGCGCGGCGTGGTGGGTTTCCTGTCCCTGGCCCGCGCCGGCCGCTCACCGGCGACGGTCGCCACGCTGCCGCTGCTCGCCCTGCTGACGGCCCTGACGACGGCCGCGTTCGGGGGGTCCGTGCTGGCGGGCGTGGCGGATGCCCGGGACCGGGCCGCGCTGCTGGCGACGGGCGCGGACGCGCTGATCGCCACCGCCGACGGTTCCCCGCTCCCGGCGGGCCTGGCGCGGTCGGTGGGGGAGGTGACGGGCGTGCGGCAGGTCACGGCCGTGGGTGTCGCGTTCGCCTCGGAGGGCGCGTCCGACGAGGCGCGGTCGCTGACCGTGGCCGGGGTCGAGCCGGACTCGTACGGGGAGCTGGCCGGGCGGATGGGGCTCGGGGGCTTCGCGGCCGACCGGCTGCGGATGCGGGGCGGGGTGCTGGGCGCGGTCGCCTCCCCGGAGGTCGCCGAGCGGCTCGGGCGGGCGCCGCGCCGGATCGTGACCGACGCCGGGCCCCTCACGGTGCGGATCACCGCGGTGCGTCCGCGTACCCCGGCCGTGCCCGAGGGCGAGTTCCTCCTGGTCGACGCGGCGGGCCTGAAGGGCTCCCCCGGCCCGTCGGTCCTGCTGGCGGCCGGTGCCGGGCTCGACGCGAAGGCGCTGCGGGCGGCCGTGCGGGGCACCGGTTCCGGCCTCTCCGTGACCCTGCGGAGCGAGGAACGGGCGGCGCTGTCCGACTCACCGTTGCAGGCCGGCGCCGAGCGGATCTACGTCTGGGCCGTCGCCGCCGGCGCGGGCTACGCCGTGCTCGCCCTGGTGCTCGGGCTGCTGCGGTCCGCGCCGGAGCGGGCCGCCCTGCTGGCCCGGCTGCGCACCCTCGGCATGACGACCCGCCAGGGGCGGCACCTGCTGGGCCTGGAGGCGCTGCCCCAGACGCTGCTCGCGGCGGCCGGGGGCGTGGCCGCCGGCTGGACCACGGTGGTGCTGCTGGCCCCCGGTATCGACCTGGACCGGCTCGCGCTGGCGGACACCTCCGGCGTGACGCCGCCGGACGCCGTGCTGCGGACCGACCTGTGGTCACTGGGCCTGCCGGCCGCGGGCACGGTGCTGCTCGCGGGGGCGGTGGCCGTCGCGCAGGCCTGGTGGGCCGGACGCCGGACACCGATCACTCACCTCAGGGCGGGAGACATGCGATGA
- a CDS encoding glutamate synthase subunit beta, producing the protein MADPKGFLNHGRELAKSRPVEERVKDWNEVYVPGSLLPIISKQASRCMDCGIPFCHNGCPLGNLIPEWNDYAYREDWAAASERLHATNNFPEFTGRLCPAPCESACVLGINQPPVTIKNVEVSIIDKAWETGDVAPQIPERLSGKTVAVVGSGPAGLAAAQQLTRAGHTVAVYERADRIGGLLRYGIPEFKMEKRHINRRIEQMRAEGTRFRTGIEIGRDLKATDLKKRYDAVVLAVGATTARDLPVPGRELKGIYQAMEYLPLANKVQEGDFVAPPISAEGKHVVVIGGGDTGADCVGTAHRQGAASVTQLEIMPRPGEERNAASQPWPTFPMLYKVTSAHEEGGERVYSVSTTHFEGDADGNVQWLHLTEVEFIDGKLTPKPGSERKIPAQLVTLAMGFTGTDRDNGLVEQFGLELDERGNIARDADFRTNVPGVYVAGDAGRGQSLIVWAIAEGRSAARGVDRALTGASELPAPIRPTDRALMV; encoded by the coding sequence ATGGCTGACCCGAAGGGCTTCCTGAACCACGGGCGCGAGCTCGCCAAGTCCCGCCCCGTCGAGGAGCGCGTCAAGGACTGGAACGAGGTGTACGTCCCCGGCTCGCTGCTGCCCATCATCAGCAAGCAGGCCAGCCGCTGCATGGACTGCGGCATCCCGTTCTGCCACAACGGCTGTCCGCTCGGGAACCTGATCCCCGAGTGGAACGACTACGCCTACCGCGAGGACTGGGCGGCCGCCTCGGAGCGGCTGCACGCGACGAACAACTTCCCGGAGTTCACGGGCCGCCTGTGCCCCGCTCCCTGCGAGTCGGCGTGTGTGCTGGGCATCAACCAGCCGCCGGTCACCATCAAGAACGTCGAGGTCTCGATCATCGACAAGGCGTGGGAGACCGGGGACGTCGCCCCGCAGATCCCGGAGCGCCTTTCGGGCAAGACCGTCGCGGTCGTCGGCTCGGGCCCGGCGGGTCTGGCCGCCGCCCAGCAGCTGACCCGGGCCGGTCACACGGTCGCCGTCTACGAGCGCGCGGACCGCATCGGAGGCCTCCTGCGCTACGGCATCCCCGAGTTCAAGATGGAGAAGCGGCACATCAACCGCCGTATCGAGCAGATGCGCGCGGAGGGCACCCGCTTCCGCACCGGCATCGAGATCGGCCGCGACCTGAAGGCCACGGACCTGAAGAAGCGCTACGACGCGGTCGTCCTGGCCGTCGGCGCCACCACGGCCCGCGACCTGCCGGTGCCCGGCCGCGAGCTCAAGGGCATCTACCAGGCCATGGAGTACCTGCCGCTGGCCAACAAGGTGCAGGAGGGCGACTTCGTGGCGCCCCCGATCTCGGCCGAGGGCAAGCACGTCGTGGTCATCGGCGGCGGCGACACCGGCGCGGACTGCGTCGGCACCGCCCACCGCCAGGGCGCGGCCTCCGTCACGCAGCTGGAGATCATGCCCCGCCCGGGCGAGGAGCGGAACGCGGCCTCCCAGCCGTGGCCGACCTTCCCCATGCTGTACAAGGTCACCTCGGCCCACGAGGAGGGCGGCGAGCGGGTCTACTCCGTCTCGACGACCCACTTCGAGGGCGACGCGGACGGCAACGTCCAGTGGCTGCACCTCACCGAGGTGGAGTTCATCGACGGCAAGCTGACCCCGAAGCCGGGCTCCGAGCGCAAGATCCCCGCCCAGCTGGTCACCCTCGCCATGGGCTTCACCGGCACCGACCGCGACAACGGCCTGGTCGAGCAGTTCGGCCTGGAGCTCGACGAGCGCGGCAACATCGCCCGCGACGCCGACTTCCGGACCAACGTGCCCGGCGTGTACGTCGCCGGTGACGCCGGCCGCGGCCAGTCGCTCATCGTCTGGGCGATCGCGGAGGGCCGCTCGGCGGCGCGCGGTGTGGACCGTGCGCTGACGGGCGCGAGCGAGCTGCCGGCGCCGATCCGCCCGACGGACCGCGCGCTGATGGTCTGA